The Methylotenera sp. G11 genome includes a window with the following:
- the nth gene encoding endonuclease III codes for MNAQQRLEIFRRLSVAIPNPTTELKHSSTFELLIAVILSAQATDKGVNIATDKLFSVANTPEAILALGLHGLESYIKSIGLYHSKAKNILLTCQKLITEHQSQVPGRRAALEALPGVGRKTANVILNTAFGEPTIAVDTHLFRLGNRINLAPGKTVLEVENKYLKTIPKEFMQDAHHLLILHGRYTCTARKPKCGQCCIADLCEYKAKEFNPAPDSAPRGQA; via the coding sequence ATGAATGCCCAGCAACGCCTTGAAATCTTCAGACGCCTAAGCGTTGCAATTCCCAACCCGACTACCGAACTCAAGCACAGCAGCACCTTCGAGCTGCTGATTGCGGTCATCCTGTCGGCACAGGCCACGGATAAAGGCGTCAATATCGCTACAGACAAACTGTTCAGCGTTGCCAATACGCCGGAAGCAATACTTGCACTTGGCCTGCATGGACTGGAAAGCTATATCAAGTCGATTGGCCTTTATCACTCAAAGGCCAAAAACATTCTGCTGACCTGCCAGAAACTCATCACCGAACATCAGTCACAGGTTCCCGGTCGCCGTGCCGCGCTGGAGGCGCTGCCGGGCGTTGGCCGTAAAACCGCCAATGTCATCCTGAACACCGCTTTTGGCGAGCCCACGATAGCCGTAGACACCCATTTGTTCAGGCTGGGGAACCGCATTAACCTCGCCCCCGGCAAAACCGTACTTGAAGTCGAAAACAAATATCTCAAAACCATTCCTAAAGAATTCATGCAGGATGCACATCACCTGCTGATCCTGCATGGCCGTTATACCTGTACAGCGCGCAAGCCAAAATGCGGCCAATGCTGCATTGCCGACCTATGCGAATACAAGGCAAAAGAATTCAACCCGGCGCCTGACAGCGCCCCACGGGGTCAGGCATGA
- the rsxA gene encoding electron transport complex subunit RsxA, with translation MAFDLHHYIMILIGTVLVNNIVLVKILGLCPFMGVSKKLEASVGMAGATAFVLSIGSMTSWGINHYLLEPNGLLYLRTLSFIVVIAGVVQFTEMVMEKNFPPLHQALGIFLPLITTNCAVLGIPLLNAQSSHSFLESLFFGMGGAIGFSMVLILFASMRERLEAADVPAVFKGSAIAMVTASLMSLAFMGFAGLDKY, from the coding sequence ATGGCTTTTGACTTGCATCACTACATCATGATTTTGATTGGCACAGTACTGGTAAACAATATTGTGCTGGTCAAGATCCTCGGGCTGTGTCCGTTCATGGGGGTTTCCAAAAAACTGGAAGCCTCTGTCGGCATGGCCGGCGCCACGGCTTTTGTATTGAGTATAGGCTCCATGACAAGCTGGGGCATCAACCACTACCTGCTGGAACCGAACGGCCTGCTTTACCTGCGCACCTTATCCTTCATCGTCGTCATTGCAGGCGTCGTGCAGTTTACCGAAATGGTCATGGAAAAGAATTTTCCTCCGCTGCACCAGGCCTTGGGTATTTTCCTGCCCCTCATCACCACCAATTGCGCAGTACTGGGCATTCCGCTGCTGAACGCACAGTCCAGCCACAGCTTTCTGGAATCGCTGTTTTTCGGCATGGGCGGCGCGATTGGCTTTTCAATGGTACTCATCCTGTTTGCATCCATGCGCGAAAGACTCGAAGCCGCCGATGTTCCGGCCGTGTTCAAAGGCTCGGCAATCGCCATGGTCACCGCATCACTCATGAGCCTGGCATTTATGGGTTTTGCCGGACTTGATAAATATTAG
- the rsxD gene encoding electron transport complex subunit RsxD: MNRSPYITNAPTVSIIMLKVLLALIPGIFAYVWIYGGGILVTISLATITALVSEAALLKLRQRPIRPYLSDLSAVVTAWLLALALPPLAPWWLVVVGTFFAIVIAKQLYGGLGYNPFNPAMVGYAVLLISFPIIMTKWPAPLVLAQTKLGFMDQLQFIFGNALPANVKMDAVTSATPLDYLKTQLMLKHEVHGITQAPIFGTWGAKGGELVTAAYLLGGLYLLQQRIISWHLPTAFLGALAAMSLIFYTLNPAHFADPLFHLMSGASMLCAFFIITDPISGPTTPRGKLYFAAGVGILTYLIRVYGGYPDGVAFAVLLMNMCVSLIDAHTQPRVFGHTKN; encoded by the coding sequence TTGAACCGTTCACCTTACATCACCAACGCACCTACCGTCAGCATCATCATGCTGAAAGTACTGCTGGCCCTTATCCCGGGTATTTTTGCCTACGTATGGATCTATGGCGGCGGGATACTGGTCACCATATCCCTGGCGACCATCACAGCGCTTGTTTCAGAAGCCGCTTTACTGAAACTGCGCCAGCGCCCGATCCGTCCTTACCTGTCAGACCTGAGCGCAGTGGTCACTGCCTGGCTGCTGGCACTGGCATTGCCGCCATTGGCGCCCTGGTGGCTGGTTGTGGTAGGTACGTTTTTCGCAATCGTGATTGCCAAGCAGTTGTACGGCGGGCTCGGCTACAACCCATTCAACCCGGCCATGGTCGGCTATGCAGTATTGCTGATTTCTTTTCCGATCATCATGACCAAATGGCCGGCGCCTTTAGTGCTGGCGCAGACAAAACTGGGTTTCATGGATCAGCTGCAGTTCATTTTCGGCAATGCCCTGCCTGCAAATGTAAAAATGGACGCCGTGACTTCGGCGACACCATTGGACTACTTAAAGACGCAGCTCATGCTCAAACATGAGGTTCACGGCATCACGCAGGCACCAATCTTCGGCACCTGGGGAGCCAAAGGCGGCGAGCTCGTCACCGCAGCGTATCTGCTTGGCGGCCTTTACCTGCTGCAGCAGCGTATCATCAGCTGGCATCTGCCTACGGCTTTCCTGGGGGCGCTGGCTGCAATGTCGCTGATCTTTTATACGCTTAACCCGGCGCATTTTGCAGACCCGCTGTTTCATTTGATGAGCGGCGCCTCGATGCTGTGCGCTTTCTTTATCATCACAGACCCGATCAGCGGCCCGACCACACCGCGCGGCAAGCTGTATTTCGCCGCCGGCGTTGGCATACTGACGTACCTGATTCGCGTTTATGGCGGCTACCCGGATGGCGTCGCTTTTGCCGTACTGCTCATGAACATGTGCGTATCTCTGATTGATGCACATACACAGCCGCGTGTTTTTGGCCATACTAAGAACTAA
- the rsxG gene encoding electron transport complex subunit RsxG yields MSDTVFKHTSVTAVTMVAFALIGTALLAYVFNITREPIEKSEAEARLALFRQILPDEHYYGNANSKDDDSLLKNVVEIAPNDLLGNKTPSKAYIAKQDHKFAAVILEAIAHDGYSGDIKLLIAIRADGTVSGVRVLAHKETPGLGDYIDIAHGNWIKLFDHESVEKTPAEQWKVKKDGGKFDYMVGATITPRAVVKAVAKALQFYEQNRHVLQQEQQPSSEPSSGHKD; encoded by the coding sequence ATGTCAGATACCGTTTTCAAACATACTTCTGTCACTGCCGTTACCATGGTGGCTTTTGCCCTGATCGGCACAGCACTGCTCGCCTACGTATTCAATATTACACGCGAGCCTATCGAAAAAAGCGAAGCCGAAGCACGGCTGGCGCTATTCAGGCAGATCCTGCCGGATGAACATTACTACGGCAACGCTAACAGCAAGGATGATGACAGCCTGTTAAAGAATGTGGTCGAGATCGCGCCTAATGACTTGCTGGGCAACAAAACCCCGAGCAAAGCCTATATCGCAAAACAGGATCATAAATTCGCAGCGGTCATACTGGAGGCGATCGCCCATGACGGATACAGCGGCGACATTAAACTGCTGATCGCGATCCGTGCCGACGGTACCGTGAGCGGCGTGCGCGTGCTTGCCCATAAAGAAACCCCGGGCTTGGGTGATTACATTGACATCGCGCATGGCAACTGGATAAAACTATTCGATCATGAATCTGTCGAAAAAACACCTGCCGAACAATGGAAAGTCAAAAAAGACGGCGGCAAGTTCGATTACATGGTGGGTGCAACCATTACGCCGCGCGCGGTTGTAAAAGCGGTTGCAAAAGCATTGCAGTTCTATGAACAGAACCGGCATGTGCTGCAACAGGAACAGCAGCCATCATCAGAACCCTCATCCGGGCATAAGGATTAA
- a CDS encoding MBL fold metallo-hydrolase yields the protein MRFASLGSGSAGNALVVEVGRTRLMLDCGFSVKETLARLARLNLAPSDINGIVITHEHDDHAGGAFKFAARHDIPVWLTYGTLKMVPRYFPSQHALQLHVIDSHTAFTVHDIEVQPYPVPHDAREPVQYVFSDGSRRLGVLTDVGRITPHIEDNLSGCNALVLECNHDAAMLQNGPYSWPLKKRVGGDLGHLENGDSANLLSRLDNSRLQHIVAAHLSAKNNTPLLAKTALANVLGCASDWVGVADQVQGFDWRSII from the coding sequence ATGCGCTTTGCCTCGCTAGGTAGCGGTAGTGCTGGCAATGCACTGGTTGTAGAGGTCGGGCGGACGCGTTTGATGCTGGACTGCGGTTTCAGCGTCAAAGAGACCTTGGCCAGGCTGGCGCGTCTAAACCTGGCGCCTTCTGATATCAACGGCATCGTCATCACCCACGAGCACGATGACCATGCCGGCGGCGCGTTCAAGTTCGCTGCCAGGCATGATATCCCGGTATGGCTGACCTATGGCACCCTGAAAATGGTGCCGCGTTATTTCCCTAGCCAGCATGCGCTGCAACTGCATGTAATCGATTCGCATACAGCGTTCACAGTCCATGATATCGAAGTGCAGCCTTACCCGGTGCCGCACGATGCGCGGGAGCCCGTTCAATACGTGTTTTCTGACGGCAGCAGGCGCTTGGGCGTGCTGACTGATGTAGGCCGCATCACGCCACATATAGAAGATAATTTGAGCGGGTGTAATGCGCTTGTGCTTGAATGCAACCATGATGCAGCGATGCTGCAGAATGGCCCTTACAGCTGGCCGCTAAAGAAACGCGTAGGCGGTGACCTGGGGCATCTGGAGAATGGCGATTCCGCTAATCTGTTATCCAGGCTCGATAATAGCAGGCTGCAGCATATTGTGGCAGCGCATCTCAGTGCTAAAAATAATACACCGCTGCTGGCAAAGACTGCCTTGGCCAATGTGCTGGGGTGTGCGTCTGATTGGGTCGGTGTTGCGGATCAAGTGCAGGGATTTGACTGGAGATCGATTATTTAG
- the rsxC gene encoding electron transport complex subunit RsxC yields the protein MNSIIQFASRLIRGQTADTDAVHKFHGGVHPDGQKQQSTSAPIKKLAIPERLVLPLRQHVGYIPKIKVQVGERVLKGQMLAEAEGTLSAAIHAPTSGTVAAIGEEIIPHPSGLPDMCITLTPDGLDEWTTLHPVDWRNTDKKTLVANLRSSGIVGLGGATFPTHIKVRADGRSGIHTLVINAAECEPYITCDDMLMRERADEIVKGMEIVKFLLGAENCIVGIEDNKPEATAAMAEACKALPGTSVKVVPTLYPSGDARRLIHLVLGMEIPHDKRSTDVGVQVFNVATVLAIYRYFAYGEPAVDRIVTITGSVNSPRNFEVLFGTPLQTLIDAADGTKPGTTHFIMGGPMMGFDLPTIDVPITKAANCIIAATPDLFAPPPPAMPCIRCARCADACPVNLQPQELYWFSKSDNFEKARDYNLFDCIECGCCTYVCPSNIPLVQYYRYAKSEIIAADKAKEAADLARERNEFRLARIEREKLERAQKHAERAAAGKADSAKTADAVKTDAVKTESATAESAKTEQAKTAPAKPATETPAATASADDAKKAAIAAAIERAKALKAAAQSAEPQKKPATADTAGSSQPAQAEPAHAAEQTEADQAKADQAKKDKQALIAAAIERAKAQKLAAAQAGIAPRNVEDASPAVKAEISEIDAIREKARQAAKAQDSDPEA from the coding sequence ATGAACTCAATTATCCAATTCGCAAGCAGATTGATTCGCGGCCAGACAGCAGACACCGATGCCGTGCATAAATTTCATGGCGGCGTACACCCGGACGGCCAGAAACAGCAGTCCACAAGCGCGCCGATTAAAAAACTCGCCATTCCGGAAAGGCTTGTCCTGCCATTGCGCCAGCATGTAGGCTACATTCCGAAAATCAAAGTGCAGGTAGGTGAGCGCGTCCTGAAAGGGCAAATGCTGGCAGAAGCCGAGGGTACATTATCAGCCGCCATTCATGCGCCGACTTCCGGCACGGTGGCCGCCATCGGTGAAGAGATTATTCCGCATCCGTCAGGCCTGCCCGACATGTGCATCACGCTGACGCCGGATGGCCTGGATGAATGGACAACACTGCATCCGGTGGACTGGCGCAATACCGATAAAAAAACACTGGTAGCGAACCTGCGGTCATCAGGCATCGTTGGCCTGGGTGGCGCAACATTCCCCACCCACATCAAAGTGCGCGCCGATGGCAGATCCGGCATACATACCCTGGTAATCAATGCCGCAGAGTGCGAGCCATACATCACCTGCGACGACATGCTGATGCGCGAACGTGCAGATGAAATCGTCAAGGGCATGGAAATCGTGAAATTCCTGCTCGGCGCCGAGAACTGCATCGTCGGCATAGAAGACAACAAGCCGGAAGCAACCGCAGCCATGGCTGAAGCCTGCAAGGCCCTGCCCGGCACATCGGTCAAAGTGGTACCTACCCTGTACCCTAGCGGTGATGCGCGCCGCCTGATCCATCTGGTGCTGGGGATGGAGATCCCGCATGACAAACGTTCCACCGATGTTGGCGTACAGGTATTCAACGTGGCCACGGTACTGGCGATTTACCGCTATTTTGCATATGGCGAACCTGCGGTTGACCGCATTGTTACGATCACAGGCAGCGTAAACTCGCCGCGGAATTTTGAAGTGCTGTTCGGCACACCGCTGCAGACCCTGATCGATGCCGCGGATGGCACCAAGCCCGGCACCACGCATTTCATTATGGGCGGACCGATGATGGGCTTTGACCTGCCCACGATAGACGTGCCGATCACCAAAGCGGCAAACTGTATCATTGCAGCCACGCCCGACCTGTTTGCCCCGCCACCGCCGGCAATGCCATGCATACGCTGCGCACGCTGTGCAGATGCCTGCCCGGTAAACCTGCAGCCACAGGAACTTTACTGGTTCTCAAAATCGGACAATTTTGAAAAAGCACGCGACTACAACCTGTTCGATTGTATCGAATGCGGCTGCTGCACCTACGTATGCCCAAGCAATATCCCCCTGGTGCAATATTACCGCTATGCCAAAAGCGAGATCATTGCCGCTGACAAAGCGAAAGAGGCCGCCGACCTTGCACGCGAGCGCAACGAATTCAGGCTGGCACGCATTGAACGCGAAAAACTGGAACGCGCCCAGAAACATGCCGAACGCGCAGCCGCCGGCAAAGCTGATAGTGCAAAAACTGCTGATGCCGTAAAAACAGATGCCGTAAAAACAGAAAGCGCAACAGCAGAAAGCGCGAAAACAGAACAAGCCAAAACTGCTCCGGCTAAGCCGGCCACAGAAACACCGGCCGCTACTGCAAGTGCCGATGACGCCAAAAAAGCCGCGATTGCTGCAGCAATCGAGCGCGCAAAAGCATTAAAAGCAGCAGCCCAGTCAGCTGAACCGCAGAAAAAACCTGCAACTGCGGATACGGCTGGCAGCAGCCAGCCTGCGCAAGCTGAACCAGCTCATGCAGCGGAGCAAACCGAGGCAGACCAAGCCAAAGCAGACCAGGCAAAAAAAGACAAACAGGCACTAATTGCCGCCGCAATCGAACGCGCAAAAGCCCAGAAACTGGCCGCAGCCCAGGCTGGCATTGCCCCCAGGAATGTTGAGGACGCCAGCCCCGCCGTAAAAGCCGAAATCAGCGAAATTGATGCGATACGAGAAAAAGCCAGGCAGGCAGCCAAGGCGCAGGATTCGGACCCGGAAGCTTAA
- the bamC gene encoding outer membrane protein assembly factor BamC, whose protein sequence is MKQVNIESTQIDIQHVKARTTSLLLPLLLLANLTACDSIPFIDNTSDYKGAGRSRPLEVPPDLTASPSSDTYAVPGSTSYSSYTQAQEGQEIGVEKVLQTPEGVRLERSGAQSWLVVDAPAEKIWPVVREFWIDMGFAVRVENAQIGVMETEWVESDAIKKDTSGNALDKFDKWLDKLSGFADRKKFRTRLDRGTEAGTTEIYMTHRSVSGAPDDGKTRIQTQLGEIETGYRADAKNAPKADASDAELDAELLRRLMVKLGIEEQKSKSILAEAVVIKRAEVVKESDGSARLLLNDQFDRAWRRVGLALDRIGFVIEDKDRSNGLFFVRYADVDIDDTPKKKKGLMESLKFWGDDDKKEAQTPAQKEQKSIVDSLKFWGSDDKGKTNPDKQYRIKVADSDAGNAVVTVVDASGARVRTTTANRIIALMYEQLR, encoded by the coding sequence ATGAAACAAGTCAATATCGAGTCAACCCAGATTGATATTCAACACGTTAAGGCTAGAACAACATCATTATTGTTACCTTTATTATTGCTGGCTAACTTAACTGCCTGTGATTCCATCCCTTTTATCGATAATACCTCGGATTATAAAGGTGCTGGTCGTTCGCGCCCATTGGAAGTTCCGCCGGACCTGACTGCCAGCCCGAGCAGTGATACCTATGCGGTTCCGGGCAGTACCAGTTATTCAAGCTATACCCAGGCGCAGGAAGGCCAGGAAATCGGTGTTGAGAAAGTGCTGCAGACACCTGAAGGCGTTCGTCTTGAGAGATCTGGTGCACAAAGCTGGCTCGTTGTGGATGCGCCTGCCGAGAAAATATGGCCTGTGGTGCGTGAGTTCTGGATTGATATGGGGTTTGCTGTGCGTGTCGAGAATGCGCAGATCGGTGTCATGGAAACCGAATGGGTTGAATCTGATGCTATCAAGAAAGATACGTCAGGCAATGCGCTGGATAAATTCGATAAATGGCTGGATAAGTTATCCGGTTTTGCTGACAGGAAAAAATTCCGCACGCGCCTGGATCGCGGTACTGAAGCCGGCACGACAGAAATCTACATGACCCACCGTTCGGTATCCGGTGCGCCGGATGACGGCAAGACCCGTATCCAGACCCAGTTAGGTGAAATTGAAACCGGCTACAGGGCGGATGCCAAAAATGCACCTAAAGCCGATGCGAGCGATGCCGAACTTGATGCGGAGTTGCTGCGTCGCTTGATGGTGAAGCTCGGCATTGAGGAGCAGAAATCCAAATCCATCCTTGCTGAAGCCGTTGTCATCAAACGCGCTGAGGTTGTGAAAGAATCAGACGGCAGCGCAAGATTGCTGTTGAATGACCAGTTTGACCGTGCATGGCGCCGCGTTGGCCTTGCGCTGGACAGGATAGGTTTCGTGATCGAAGATAAAGACCGTTCCAATGGTTTGTTCTTCGTACGTTATGCGGATGTTGATATTGACGATACCCCCAAGAAAAAGAAAGGCCTGATGGAAAGCTTGAAGTTCTGGGGTGACGATGATAAAAAAGAAGCGCAGACACCGGCTCAGAAAGAGCAGAAGAGCATAGTTGATAGCCTTAAGTTCTGGGGTAGTGATGATAAAGGCAAAACCAATCCGGACAAGCAATATCGCATTAAAGTCGCAGACAGCGATGCAGGCAATGCGGTCGTCACAGTGGTGGATGCGAGCGGTGCCCGCGTGCGTACAACGACAGCCAACCGCATCATTGCTTTGATGTATGAGCAGCTGAGATAA
- the rsxB gene encoding electron transport complex subunit RsxB, translating into MLTALYIMLGLALVLGITLGISALLFKVEGDPLVARIDAILPQTQCGQCGYPGCKPYAMAIAKGEADINQCPPGGDAGAHALADLMGVEYKPLNAEHGLPKPKSVAFIDENTCIGCTLCIQACPVDAILGAAKHMHTIIASECTGCELCLAPCPVDCITMKPIGETPDNWKWKYPVIPIKAMPAKEGHV; encoded by the coding sequence ATGTTGACCGCCCTCTATATTATGCTCGGCCTGGCCTTGGTGCTGGGTATTACGCTCGGCATTTCCGCGCTTTTATTCAAAGTAGAAGGAGATCCGCTGGTAGCGCGTATTGACGCAATTCTGCCGCAGACTCAATGCGGCCAGTGCGGCTATCCCGGCTGCAAGCCTTATGCAATGGCAATTGCCAAAGGCGAAGCCGACATCAACCAGTGTCCGCCCGGCGGGGATGCAGGCGCACACGCCCTGGCTGACCTGATGGGTGTGGAATACAAGCCGCTCAATGCGGAACATGGCTTGCCTAAACCGAAGTCCGTCGCGTTCATTGACGAAAACACCTGCATAGGCTGCACGCTCTGCATCCAGGCCTGCCCGGTAGACGCCATTCTGGGCGCTGCAAAGCACATGCACACCATTATTGCTTCAGAGTGCACCGGATGTGAATTATGCCTTGCTCCCTGCCCGGTAGACTGCATCACGATGAAACCGATTGGCGAAACCCCTGACAACTGGAAATGGAAATACCCCGTGATCCCGATTAAAGCAATGCCGGCTAAAGAAGGGCATGTTTAA
- the dapA gene encoding 4-hydroxy-tetrahydrodipicolinate synthase, protein MLQGSMVAIVTPMYEDGRLDIPSLSALIDFHIDQGTDGIVIVGTTGESPTVDFEEHCLLIETAVSQVNGRVPVIAGTGANSTKEAIELTQKAKDLGVDACLLVAPYYNKPTQEGLYQHFKAVADAVQIPQILYNVPGRTGCDITNDTTLRLAAHPNIVGIKDATGGLERGTDLLLRAPKDFAVFSGDDATAMPLMLLGARGVISVTANVAPKLMHEMCVSAVAGDVNLAREINAKLFALHQKLFVEANPIPVKWVLQQMGMIKTGIRLPLVNLSAQYHDVLRAACKAAQIL, encoded by the coding sequence ATGTTGCAAGGCAGTATGGTCGCTATTGTTACGCCTATGTATGAAGATGGGCGTCTGGATATTCCATCGTTAAGCGCGCTGATTGATTTTCATATTGATCAGGGTACGGATGGGATTGTTATCGTTGGCACTACCGGTGAATCACCCACGGTAGATTTTGAAGAACATTGCCTGCTGATTGAAACAGCCGTGAGCCAGGTGAATGGCCGGGTACCGGTGATCGCCGGTACCGGAGCCAACTCCACTAAAGAGGCAATCGAACTGACGCAGAAAGCCAAAGACCTGGGTGTGGATGCCTGTCTCCTGGTTGCGCCATACTACAACAAGCCTACGCAAGAAGGCTTGTACCAGCATTTTAAAGCCGTTGCCGATGCGGTTCAGATTCCGCAGATCCTGTACAACGTACCTGGCCGTACCGGCTGTGACATCACAAACGACACAACGCTGCGCCTGGCAGCCCATCCGAATATCGTCGGTATCAAAGATGCGACGGGTGGCCTGGAGCGCGGCACAGACTTGCTGTTAAGGGCGCCGAAAGATTTTGCCGTATTCAGCGGCGATGATGCGACTGCGATGCCATTGATGCTGCTGGGTGCACGGGGTGTGATTTCCGTAACGGCCAATGTAGCGCCGAAACTAATGCATGAAATGTGTGTCTCTGCTGTGGCGGGTGATGTGAACCTGGCGCGTGAAATTAATGCAAAACTGTTTGCATTGCACCAGAAACTGTTCGTTGAAGCCAATCCGATCCCGGTGAAATGGGTGCTGCAGCAAATGGGCATGATCAAGACCGGCATTCGCCTGCCATTAGTGAACCTGTCAGCCCAGTATCACGATGTATTGCGCGCAGCATGCAAGGCAGCCCAGATTCTTTAA
- a CDS encoding FIST C-terminal domain-containing protein, whose translation MKVATSIVLGKEASADLAAQAVTNAMQKADISIANSVLLLLTSEFAGNPQQAIKAAAKAANCMQVMGCSATGIFTEEDWVLDAPAAAAMVFGDSVSLELPNRNTSNQPLLTLTAPNAINSIWLSNSRQRYGGVSGDAIGQGPFSVWQNAKGEVSGYVEAFFSGVKVATGTSHGVQLLTQPQQIQQIEQFDLLQLNQQPALNGLQKAWKSHSRSDEAVPLHLIIALYADSAEAITAGNFNQTTVISCDEADGSITLAQPLQAGQFLSWSLRATEVAEADIAILADSLTGALGSKPGFGLMFSCLGRGPYFYDGVDRDLKVITKAFPGMPVLGFYGNGEIAYINGNNRLLPYSAVLSLFSTA comes from the coding sequence ATGAAAGTCGCGACCAGCATCGTGCTGGGCAAAGAGGCTTCCGCTGACCTGGCGGCACAAGCAGTTACCAATGCCATGCAGAAGGCTGACATCAGCATTGCAAACAGCGTGCTGCTCCTGCTCACATCCGAATTTGCCGGCAATCCGCAGCAGGCCATCAAAGCCGCTGCCAAAGCGGCTAACTGCATGCAGGTCATGGGCTGCTCCGCAACCGGTATCTTCACCGAAGAAGACTGGGTGCTGGATGCCCCGGCCGCGGCGGCGATGGTTTTTGGTGACAGTGTCTCACTGGAATTACCGAACAGGAACACCAGCAACCAGCCGCTGCTCACGCTTACCGCACCCAACGCCATCAACAGTATCTGGCTCAGCAACAGCAGGCAGCGTTATGGCGGCGTATCGGGAGACGCCATAGGTCAGGGCCCGTTTTCCGTATGGCAGAATGCCAAAGGTGAGGTATCAGGCTATGTCGAAGCATTTTTTTCCGGCGTCAAAGTGGCTACCGGAACTTCCCACGGCGTGCAGTTGCTGACGCAGCCGCAGCAGATCCAGCAAATAGAACAATTCGACCTGCTGCAACTCAACCAGCAGCCAGCGCTGAACGGGCTGCAAAAAGCCTGGAAATCACACAGCAGAAGTGATGAAGCCGTGCCGCTGCATCTCATCATCGCTTTATATGCCGATAGCGCAGAAGCCATCACGGCAGGCAATTTCAACCAGACCACCGTCATCAGCTGCGATGAGGCTGACGGCAGCATCACCCTGGCACAGCCACTGCAGGCAGGCCAGTTCCTGAGCTGGTCTTTACGCGCCACCGAGGTTGCGGAAGCCGACATTGCAATACTGGCAGACAGCCTGACCGGCGCACTTGGCAGCAAGCCCGGTTTCGGGCTGATGTTTTCCTGCCTGGGTAGAGGGCCGTATTTTTACGATGGCGTAGACCGCGACCTCAAAGTCATTACCAAAGCTTTTCCCGGCATGCCGGTATTAGGCTTTTACGGCAATGGTGAAATTGCCTATATCAATGGCAATAACCGCCTTTTACCTTACTCGGCAGTACTTTCCTTATTTTCAACCGCATAA
- a CDS encoding electron transport complex subunit E: protein MSNYKEITVNALWKQNPGVVQLLGLCPTLAVTTTAVNGISLGLATALVMAASNGAVSPVRKLVPSEIRVPVFILVIAALVSIIDMSINAFAQPLHKVLGIFIPLIVVNCIVLARVESFAAKNTFVPSVLDGFMMGIGGTLVLGLLGGVREIFGKGTLFSGLDLVFGPAAKQFVLTVVPDYHGFLLAVLPPGAFLGLGMLVALRNWAEVRNSKKTDTPQDNLEPALNH, encoded by the coding sequence ATGAGTAACTATAAAGAAATCACCGTTAACGCGCTGTGGAAACAGAATCCCGGCGTCGTGCAGCTACTGGGTCTGTGCCCTACCCTGGCAGTCACTACCACCGCCGTCAATGGCATCAGTTTGGGGCTGGCAACCGCTTTGGTCATGGCTGCATCAAACGGTGCTGTTTCACCGGTGCGCAAGCTGGTGCCCAGCGAAATCCGCGTGCCGGTGTTTATCCTGGTCATCGCGGCGCTGGTCAGCATCATCGACATGTCGATCAACGCTTTTGCCCAACCCCTGCACAAAGTACTGGGCATCTTCATTCCGCTGATTGTCGTGAATTGTATCGTATTGGCTCGCGTTGAATCTTTTGCGGCCAAAAACACCTTTGTGCCATCAGTGCTGGACGGCTTCATGATGGGCATAGGCGGCACGCTGGTGCTCGGCCTGCTCGGCGGCGTGCGCGAGATTTTCGGCAAAGGCACGCTATTCTCCGGGCTGGACCTGGTATTTGGGCCGGCAGCCAAGCAATTCGTGCTGACCGTCGTTCCTGATTACCATGGATTCCTGTTGGCAGTATTGCCGCCGGGGGCGTTTCTGGGGTTGGGTATGCTGGTTGCGTTACGCAATTGGGCAGAAGTCAGGAATTCAAAGAAAACGGACACGCCGCAAGACAATCTTGAGCCTGCGCTCAATCACTGA